A region of the Actinomycetota bacterium genome:
CTGGTATTCCACCATGCCCTTGACCCCGGCGAGCTGGCTCTTTACCGCCTCCGGGTTGACCAGCTTCCCGCCCACGCGGATGACCTTCTCTGCCCGCACCGCGTACGTGGAGGGCATCCTCACCACCAGGCGCTGGCCGCAGCGCCCGCAGTGAGGGCACCTGCCCGACTCCACGGCGGCCATGTCCCCCACCAGGTAGCGGAGGAGCAACGTGCCCCTGCGGTCGAGGTGGGTCACCGCCAGCATCCCCACCTCTCCGTCGGGAAGGGGGCGAAGGGTCTCGGGATCCAGGACCTCCAGGTGGTAGAGATTGGGAGCGCAGTTGTGGTTGCCGCCGAACTCGCAGCACTCCACGAAGGGTCCCTGGCACTCGGTCAACACATATCCGTTGTTGACGAAGACCTCCTCTTCGTTCTCCGACCGTAGGAGCCTCCGCATCTCGTCCCGCACTCCCTCCGGCACCGCGTCCCCCAGGGCCATGACCAGCCTCACCGCGGAGAGGTCTGCCCCCGTCTGGTTGCCGCGCACCAGGAACCGGCGCTCGTAGCGTCCGATGCCCGCCAGCACGCTGGCGCGGTTGGCCTCCGCCAGGCCCAGGGCTTCGTCCATGGAGCGGTGGAGGGGAAAACCCGGCGCGTCCCTCCCCACCATGGCGTTCACCAGCCTCGCCCCCACCGCGGAGGCGAAATGGACGGTGCGGTAGAACCCGACGTGGGGCAGGCTGCCGTAGGGGAAGAGGTTCAGCACCGTGTCCTCGGGCGTCACCCCGCAGATCTCCGCCATGCGCCGCATCTGGAGGGTGAGATTGTACATGTCGTAGGCGGAGTTGAAGAAGGGCGCGGGCGCGCCGGTGGTGATGCCCGAGGTGTAGGTGATCTCGTAGGTAGCATCCAGCACCTCCGTGGGTTCGATTACCAGGAGAAAGGAAAGGGGGTTGTCCAGGTAGGCCTCCTTCGAGGTCACGGGGATGCGCTCAAGGTCCTCGAGGGTCCGGACCCTCTCCACCTCCACCTTTTCCCGGCGGAAGACCTCGCGGTAGTAAGGGCTGAATGCCGAGGCCAGCTCAAGCTGCTTCCGTAGTCTGCTCTCCTGGAGGGCCTTCAGCTCATCGGGATCCATCCAGAGGGGATTGTCCCTGTCCCCCCGGTATACGGGCCATGCCGCGACGAAATCACGCGCCATCTGCGGCGTAAGAACTCCTGCCTTCATGCTCCGCGCAGCCCTCCAGAACTGGAAACAGAGGCCACTTGCACTCCTATTATAATAGTTCGCGGTTTCGTTGGGGCCAGCGGATGGCCGGCTCGAACCCCGTTCCTATTGTCGGCAAGATCTCTTCTCGCTTTCCGGGCATCCACGTCATGGAGGAGATCCGGGAGGCAGCGTTTCTTGTCTATTCGGACTTGCCTGGTCCATATGGCGAGAGGGCGATCCCTCAAGCTCTTTCAACCCGGAGGACGCCCGCCGGGACGGCAGGCCGGTCTCGGCCGGACCATGCGAAGCGTCGCGCCCACCCCGTAGATCCGGCGCCCGGATGGACCCTGCGCGCTGACCACGGTACGGGAGCGAAAGCGGGATCATGCCTCAGCGCTTGTTGATGTCGCACAGCAGGACGGTGAAGTCGTCCTCCATCCTGCCGCCACAGAATCCCTTTAGGCCCTCCACGAGGTCCTGTATAAAGACACCGGCCGCCCGAGAGCCCGCCGTCTTGAGGTATCGCCTCAAGCGGTTTTCCCCGAACATGCGGCGCCTGCTGTCTCGGCACTCCACCACCCCGTCGGTGTAGAAGAAGAGGCGGTCGCCGGGCTCGAGCTGTATCTCCTCGACCTCCAGGTCCGGGTCCTCGAAGGCACCGAGGATGATGCGCTTCCGGGATCCCAGGGTCATCAGCTCCGAGCCCCCGCGTATGAGGATGGGGTCGTTGTGGCCGGCGTTCACGTAGCGCAGGAGAAGCGTTTTCTGGTCCAGCTCGCAGTAGAGGATGGTGATGAAGCGGTCCTCGAGGCGGTGCGGGAAGATGGCGCGGTTTGCCTTGCGCACGATATCCACGGGGTTGCTGCCGTACTTGGCCTCGGCGCGTATGGAACTCAAGGCCAGGGTGGCCAGAAGGGCGGCGGGTATCCCGCTTCCCACCGCGTCTCCGATGACCAGGACCAGGCGGCCTCCCTCCTCCCAGTAGTCGTACCAGTCCCCGCCCACGATACGCGCCTGCTCCTGGTGTGCCAGCACCTTCACGTAGCGGTTCTCCAGGGGTCCGCTGGGGAGGAGCGCTCCCTGGATGTCGGAGGCGATGTCCAGCTCCCGGTCGACCAGGGCGAGATACTGCAGCCTCTTCTGCTCCGTGATGTCGTGGAACACGCAGACCACGTTCACGATCTGCCGCTTCTGGTTGCGGATCACCGAGAAGGAGCCGCTTATCCATATGGTCTTGCCGTCCCGGCGCATGTATTCCATCTCCACCGGACCGGGCTTCTCCCCCCGGAAAGCCGCCTCCACGGGGCATCCCTCGCGCGTGCATTTGCCGGACTCCACGCCCGTCTCCCCGTAGAGTATCTCGTGGACGTGCCTTCCCAGGGCCTCCTCCTCGCGCCAGCCGAAGAGCTCCGCCGCCGCAGGGTTGAAGAGCACCACCTCGCGCTCGCGCCCCACCAGGAAGATGGCCTCGGGGTTGGCGGAGATGATGGCCTCGCTGCGCTCCCTCTCGAAGAAGACGCGCTCGCTGGCCTCCAGCTCCTGAAGCCTCCTCTCCCTCTCGCGAATGCGCTCCCTCAGCCGCACCTGTTCGATGGCGATGGTCACCTGGTCCAGGACCACAGTGATCATCTCGCGGTCCACCTCCTCGAAGAGGCTGGCCTTGGCGGCGCTTCCGATGACCAGGACCGCGCTGACCTTGCCGCCGTAAATGAGGGGAGCGATGATGCACGCTCTCACCTTCAGGAACTTTGCGTAGTCCTCGTTTATGCGCGGGTCGGTGAGGGCGTCGTCGGTGGTGAACACATCCTGGTTTTTTATGGCAAGCCTTACCGCCTCGTCCAGCTCTTCCAGCTTCCAGCTCCGGTCATGGAGCCGCCTGGTCATCCCGGACGTGAGCCCGTATCCGCGGGAGAACTCGAGCTTTTCCTCCTCCGCGTCGTAGAAGAAGAGCAGGCACCGGTCCGCGCCGGTGATCATCACCAGACTGCGCACCATGATGCCCAGGGCCTGCTTGAAGGACATCGCGCCCGCGATGGCCTCGGCGAGCTCCTTCAGCTCCACCGTCTGCCTGCGCCGCTTGCGCTCCAACTGGAAGAGCCTGGCGTTCTCGATGGCCACCCCGGCCTGGGGCGCGAAAGCGGCGAGCAGAGCCATGTCGAGGCGGTTGTAGTTGCGTGCCGTCACATCGTAGAGCTCCAGGCCGCCGATGGGCCTGTCGTCCTTCATGATAGGGCAGGAGAGCACCGAGCGTACCCTTCCCCCACTTGCGGGGGATGGCAGGTTGAGGCCGCGCAATCGCGCGTCAGCCGCGGTGACCGGCGACCTCTCCTTGATGGCCTGGGCCAGCAGGGAGCGCGAGAGTTCGATGCGACGGCCCTTGGTCCAGGGCTGGGCCAGCCCCAACTGGGTGACGAGGCGCAGCTCCTCTCCCTCTTCCTCCAGCAGGTAGACGGCGCCCATGGGAGTCTGCATGATCCCCGCCGCCACCTCGAGTATCTGGAGGAATACGCGGTCCAGGTCCATGGTGGAGGTGATGGTCCTCCCCACCTCGAGAAGGCCGTGCAGCTCGCGCAACTGTCGGTTGATCATCTCGTCCCTGGTCTCCGAGTAAGCGGCCGAGAGGGCCGCGATGAGCTCGGCGTTGAGCTCCCCTTGCAGGTCGAGGAGCCTGCGCATATCGTCCGTCTGCATGGTGCCCATCCGCGGTATCACCCGGTCCCATACTATGGTCTCTACCAGAAAGACGGCGCGCACGAGGTCGGCGAAGGGTATGATCTGCAGGGACCGGTTGCGTCCCACCATGCGTGCGAAGGCATACAGGTCCTCGCGTTCCAGTCCCCGACCGGCTAGAAACCTGGTGGTGGCGACGGTCAGTTTCTTGACCAGCTCGCGTATCTCGCCCTTGGTCTCATCGGAGAGTCCCGCGTAAGTAGGTATGGTGAGCTCGAAGGCGGCCAGCATCTCCTCGACCAGGGTGTCGAGATGTTGTGTTATCGTGGCCGACAATTCCTTAAGCATCACCCGGGACCGCCTCGAGGCAGGAGTGACTTTTCTAGCACCAGTATAGCTCATCATCCTCGACGGTTCCTCTTTGCGGCACCTTTTACCTAAACGGCAGGGTATGCCGGTGAGACTGTGACAGAGGTGGAGGAGAGGGGGCATCCTTCTTGCAGACCCTGCCCGTGGGAGGATCCGCATGCGATGCGGCATGACAAGCGGAAGAAAAACCGCCCTCCTTCGAGCGATCTCTGTCCGGGAACCGGGGGTCGGTGCGAGCGAGGCCGTGCCTCAAGTGGCGGGCCTTGTATTGACACGCTCAGAGGAACTCGGAGGAACCGGGGTCGGTGCGAGCGAGGCCGTGCCTCATGTGGTCTCTTTATCCGGTCCCGGCTTCATGCGCGCCGAGCGGGACCGCTACCCGGCGGCCCCTAACGGAAGAAGGCAGGATGGGCAACATACGCGGCTCGGGACGGGAATTGTCCCATGTCCGGGGCTGACCCCTATTGCATGGCTCCTATGGAACAATGGCCGCCGTAACGCTCCCTCCAGTACATGGCGCGTTCGCTCACCACCGCCAGATCCGAGGAGACCCGCAGGCTCACCTCCGTCTCCCCGATGATGCCCCCGACGTTAAGGGAGAAACGGGACCTCGCGGCCACCTCCAGTTGTATGCTCTGGCTCGAGCCGCCGGGGAGCATGAATTCGACGGAGACGACGGCCTTGGTGTCCCAGGGGTTCTGGATGAGCAGCCATTCCTCGTAGCCGCCGGCGGTGTACCCCTCGGGGAAGTACCAGGAATACTCGGGCGTGGGGGTGCCGATGGTGGCATGGCCGTCGCTGCGTCCGTTCCAGTACATGGCGCGCTCGCAGATCACCGGACGCGACGAGGTCGCCAGCGCCGACACCTGGGCACCGGGGAGGAAGTCGTGGACGGGGACCGTGTAGCGGCTGCGACCTGGGACGTCGAATTCCATCCTGGTGTTGGTGCCGTCCAGCTCCATGAAGGTTATCTCCACCCGGGCCGCACCGTCCTGGGGGTTCTGTACCAGGAGCCACTCCTCGAAGCCGCCTCCCGTGTATCCCTCGGCCAGGTACCAGGTGGTGGAAGGCGAGCGGGCGCCTATGGAACAGTGGCCGCTGTTCATGTAGTTGAGATACTGGGCGCGCTCCACCACCACCGGGAGATCGCATTCCAGATAGGTGCTGACCTGGGAATCCGGCAGGATATCGTCCACGTGGATGGTGAAACGGGAGCGGGGCTCGAGGCCGTAGGAGCGGTCCACGACGCCCTGCTCCTGGGTCTGGAACTGCACCTTCAGCTGCGCGGGCGTGTGGTTGGGGTTCTGCACCAGCACCCATTCGTCGAAATCGCCTCCCGTATATCCCTCCGCCAGGTACCAGCGCCGCGAGGGTGCGTTGACGCCGATGGTGTCGTGCCCCGCCAGCCCTCCCCCGAAGTACATGGCGCGTTCCACTACCACTGGCAGGTCTGACTCCACCAGGGTGGACATCTCCGCCGCCGGCAGGATATCGTCCACGTGGATGGTGAAACGGGAGCGCGGGTGGAGGGAATACTCG
Encoded here:
- a CDS encoding SpoIIE family protein phosphatase, with the translated sequence MSATITQHLDTLVEEMLAAFELTIPTYAGLSDETKGEIRELVKKLTVATTRFLAGRGLEREDLYAFARMVGRNRSLQIIPFADLVRAVFLVETIVWDRVIPRMGTMQTDDMRRLLDLQGELNAELIAALSAAYSETRDEMINRQLRELHGLLEVGRTITSTMDLDRVFLQILEVAAGIMQTPMGAVYLLEEEGEELRLVTQLGLAQPWTKGRRIELSRSLLAQAIKERSPVTAADARLRGLNLPSPASGGRVRSVLSCPIMKDDRPIGGLELYDVTARNYNRLDMALLAAFAPQAGVAIENARLFQLERKRRRQTVELKELAEAIAGAMSFKQALGIMVRSLVMITGADRCLLFFYDAEEEKLEFSRGYGLTSGMTRRLHDRSWKLEELDEAVRLAIKNQDVFTTDDALTDPRINEDYAKFLKVRACIIAPLIYGGKVSAVLVIGSAAKASLFEEVDREMITVVLDQVTIAIEQVRLRERIRERERRLQELEASERVFFERERSEAIISANPEAIFLVGREREVVLFNPAAAELFGWREEEALGRHVHEILYGETGVESGKCTREGCPVEAAFRGEKPGPVEMEYMRRDGKTIWISGSFSVIRNQKRQIVNVVCVFHDITEQKRLQYLALVDRELDIASDIQGALLPSGPLENRYVKVLAHQEQARIVGGDWYDYWEEGGRLVLVIGDAVGSGIPAALLATLALSSIRAEAKYGSNPVDIVRKANRAIFPHRLEDRFITILYCELDQKTLLLRYVNAGHNDPILIRGGSELMTLGSRKRIILGAFEDPDLEVEEIQLEPGDRLFFYTDGVVECRDSRRRMFGENRLRRYLKTAGSRAAGVFIQDLVEGLKGFCGGRMEDDFTVLLCDINKR
- a CDS encoding AMP-binding protein, which codes for MKAGVLTPQMARDFVAAWPVYRGDRDNPLWMDPDELKALQESRLRKQLELASAFSPYYREVFRREKVEVERVRTLEDLERIPVTSKEAYLDNPLSFLLVIEPTEVLDATYEITYTSGITTGAPAPFFNSAYDMYNLTLQMRRMAEICGVTPEDTVLNLFPYGSLPHVGFYRTVHFASAVGARLVNAMVGRDAPGFPLHRSMDEALGLAEANRASVLAGIGRYERRFLVRGNQTGADLSAVRLVMALGDAVPEGVRDEMRRLLRSENEEEVFVNNGYVLTECQGPFVECCEFGGNHNCAPNLYHLEVLDPETLRPLPDGEVGMLAVTHLDRRGTLLLRYLVGDMAAVESGRCPHCGRCGQRLVVRMPSTYAVRAEKVIRVGGKLVNPEAVKSQLAGVKGMVEYQLVVEKEDPGNPYSPDRLIIRLSVAGRMRQDLEEEVVSRVKEATGIVPLIQFVQSPEIYDPTLALKATRFLDRR